One Pseudomonadota bacterium DNA segment encodes these proteins:
- the rfaE2 gene encoding D-glycero-beta-D-manno-heptose 1-phosphate adenylyltransferase, with protein sequence MTKVLNRDALAAALDAQRHERRIVFTNGCYDLLHIGHVRLLQRARAMGDVLVVAINSDDSVRRLKGPTRPVVSESDRAEVLAALECVSYVTVFDEDTPIETLQVLRPHVHVKGGDYVPEQLPEHAVLQALNAEIQIFPLVDGRSSSQLIARARRSEEPSERNAPGGVRS encoded by the coding sequence ATGACGAAGGTGCTCAACCGGGACGCGCTTGCCGCGGCGCTCGACGCGCAGCGCCACGAGCGCCGCATCGTTTTCACCAACGGCTGCTACGATCTGCTCCACATCGGTCATGTACGCCTGCTGCAGCGCGCCCGAGCGATGGGCGACGTGCTCGTGGTCGCCATCAACTCCGATGACTCTGTGCGTCGCCTCAAGGGTCCCACCCGTCCTGTCGTGTCTGAGTCTGACAGAGCCGAAGTGCTGGCTGCACTCGAGTGTGTATCGTACGTGACCGTGTTCGACGAAGACACGCCCATCGAGACCCTTCAGGTGCTGAGACCGCACGTGCATGTCAAGGGCGGTGACTACGTGCCAGAGCAGCTTCCCGAGCACGCTGTGCTGCAGGCCTTGAACGCGGAGATACAGATCTTTCCCCTGGTCGACGGCAGATCGAGCTCGCAGCTCATCGCCCGCGCACGCAGGTCTGAAGAGCCTTCGGAGAGAAACGCTCCCGGAGGGGTGAGATCGTGA
- a CDS encoding glycosyltransferase, protein MCTYNRKKLLERALEALFAQRFPKDQYEIVLIDDGSTDGTGEYVKSLDPPCPLTYVHQQNSGLAKGRNQGIRHANGQIVLFIDDDIVASPNLLAEHVKTHERHMDHVVRGWVNHIHDLENITGPQFNMQDISTAFFWTSNVSASRKHLLQAGMFDEDFLEYGWEDLELGMRLKALGLGMKYNKKAIVYHIKPRWTPDDVRRLCKQTQSKARTAVIFVDKHPTLRVKLATGLHTPRLIAHRMFSMGGYVERYYRSVVFNGPNEVLTGFRLWCAQQLIIYVYFETIIDTLRLKRQGITPKVDRNIDADIEPTPQAPAR, encoded by the coding sequence ATGTGCACGTACAATCGAAAAAAGCTCCTGGAGAGGGCCCTTGAGGCGCTCTTCGCGCAGCGCTTTCCCAAGGACCAGTATGAGATCGTCCTGATCGATGACGGGTCCACCGACGGGACCGGCGAGTACGTGAAGTCACTCGACCCTCCGTGCCCCCTGACCTATGTCCACCAGCAGAACAGCGGCCTGGCCAAGGGGAGGAACCAGGGCATCCGGCATGCCAACGGTCAGATCGTGCTCTTCATCGATGACGACATCGTGGCCTCTCCCAACCTGCTGGCCGAGCACGTGAAGACGCACGAGCGGCACATGGATCACGTGGTTCGCGGCTGGGTCAATCACATCCACGACCTCGAGAACATCACCGGCCCGCAGTTCAACATGCAGGACATCTCCACCGCCTTCTTCTGGACCAGCAACGTGTCGGCAAGCCGCAAGCACCTGCTGCAGGCTGGCATGTTCGATGAAGACTTCCTCGAGTACGGCTGGGAGGATCTCGAGCTGGGCATGCGCCTCAAGGCGCTCGGCCTCGGCATGAAGTACAACAAGAAAGCCATCGTCTATCACATCAAGCCGCGATGGACGCCAGACGATGTGCGGCGCCTGTGCAAGCAGACCCAGTCGAAGGCCCGCACGGCGGTCATCTTCGTCGACAAGCATCCCACGCTGCGCGTGAAGCTGGCCACTGGCCTTCACACGCCCCGCCTGATTGCCCACCGCATGTTCTCGATGGGCGGCTACGTCGAGCGGTACTATCGATCGGTTGTCTTCAACGGCCCCAACGAGGTGCTGACCGGATTTCGCCTGTGGTGCGCGCAGCAGCTCATCATCTACGTCTACTTCGAAACCATCATCGACACGCTTCGGCTGAAGCGTCAGGGAATCACCCCCAAGGTCGACCGAAACATCGACGCCGACATCGAACCGACGCCCCAGGCGCCAGCCCGCTGA
- a CDS encoding glycosyltransferase family 2 protein: MVKNLKLSVVICTYNRADILRVALDSLGRNQLFDIHEYEIVIIDDGSTDHTEQVVKDMGFLCGHQYYKIPHAGRSAARNRGIKEATGDHILFVDDDIIAPPELLNEHMEWHRKHRHSVIRGPIINVTEHRIPEGRAVSWRDFSAAFFCTCNASVSKFALVDIGGFDESFVEYGFEDNEIGWRLREKGWTMHFNQQAMVYHYKPELQRDQLDGMMRQARELGRSAVAYYQKHPHWKVALATGLHPWLRWWNKLQANEKLYQYCLEKWQEDPDELPPQKRAFYEARIFRYNYLRSLEEERDRVASEESAPSATPARAPAVTAPSPPPNTAGETERIVNKNIRPNVHVQSKKAPGEGP, from the coding sequence ATCGTGAAGAACCTCAAGCTGAGCGTGGTCATCTGCACCTACAACCGCGCAGATATCCTCCGCGTGGCGCTCGACAGCCTGGGCCGCAACCAGCTCTTCGACATCCACGAGTACGAGATCGTCATCATCGACGATGGCTCCACCGACCACACCGAGCAGGTGGTCAAGGACATGGGCTTCCTCTGCGGCCACCAGTACTACAAGATCCCGCACGCCGGGCGCTCGGCGGCTCGCAACCGGGGCATCAAGGAAGCGACGGGCGATCACATCCTGTTCGTCGACGACGACATCATCGCGCCACCGGAGCTGCTGAACGAGCACATGGAATGGCACCGCAAGCATCGCCACTCGGTCATCCGCGGCCCCATCATCAATGTGACCGAGCATCGAATCCCCGAGGGGCGAGCGGTGTCGTGGCGAGACTTCTCCGCGGCCTTCTTCTGCACGTGCAATGCCTCCGTGAGCAAGTTCGCCCTGGTCGACATCGGCGGTTTCGACGAGAGCTTCGTCGAGTACGGCTTCGAAGACAACGAGATCGGCTGGCGCCTGCGCGAGAAGGGCTGGACGATGCACTTCAACCAGCAGGCCATGGTCTACCACTACAAACCCGAGCTGCAGAGAGATCAGCTCGACGGAATGATGCGCCAGGCGCGTGAGCTGGGGAGAAGCGCCGTGGCCTACTACCAGAAGCATCCCCACTGGAAGGTGGCGCTGGCCACCGGGCTGCACCCCTGGCTGCGCTGGTGGAACAAGCTCCAGGCCAACGAGAAGCTCTACCAGTACTGTCTCGAGAAGTGGCAGGAAGACCCGGACGAGCTGCCCCCCCAGAAGCGGGCCTTCTACGAGGCTCGCATCTTTCGATACAACTACCTGCGCTCGCTCGAGGAAGAGCGTGATCGCGTCGCCTCTGAAGAATCCGCTCCCAGCGCGACCCCCGCGCGAGCGCCTGCCGTGACTGCCCCTTCACCTCCACCCAACACCGCCGGGGAGACGGAAAGAATTGTCAATAAGAATATCCGTCCAAATGTGCACGTACAATCGAAAAAAGCTCCTGGAGAGGGCCCTTGA
- a CDS encoding glycosyl transferase, whose protein sequence is MATRFLIVRLDGLGDTVLTTPLLRAIRTHWRDAHVTVVASPAGHACLEGHPGVDALITFSPQ, encoded by the coding sequence GTGGCCACCCGCTTCCTCATCGTTCGGCTCGACGGCCTGGGCGACACGGTTCTCACCACGCCCCTGCTGCGCGCCATCCGGACGCACTGGCGCGACGCGCACGTCACCGTCGTGGCGTCACCCGCGGGTCATGCCTGTCTCGAGGGGCATCCCGGCGTGGACGCGCTCATCACGTTCTCTCCCCAAT